In Misgurnus anguillicaudatus chromosome 5, ASM2758022v2, whole genome shotgun sequence, a genomic segment contains:
- the spryd4 gene encoding SPRY domain-containing protein 4, translating into MAMSSSLARLCRLTSRSASTALGYSRGKPLISRRWYISSSVRNNLQFKLDEQTAHSSLDLFKKDTGVIYRILGLDPTLVQDSPLRFREWAVVLADAQIDSGRHYWEVTVQNSSEFRVGVADVQTSRDECVGTNSTSWVFAYTQRKWFAMTSGKQVPVPFVGKSDQIGLLLDYEAGQLSLVDTQKSEVVHTIKTQFRSPISPAFALWDGELLTHSGLEIPPGL; encoded by the exons ATGGCGATGTCCTCGAGCTTGGCACGTTTGTGCCGTTTGACAAGCCGATCCGCGTCAACTGCACTCGGGTATAGCCGTGGGAAACCCCTCATAAGCCGGAGATGGTATATTAGTAGCAGTGTGAGAAACA ATTTACAGTTTAAGCTGGATGAACAGACGGCCCATAGCAGTCTGGACCTTTTCAAGAAGGACACAGGTGTGATATATCGAATTCTAGGTTTGGACCCCACCCTTGTGCAGGACAGCCCTCTACGATTCCGTGAATGGGCCGTGGTCCTTGCTGATGCTCAGATCGATTCTGGGCGCCACTACTGGGAGGTCACAGTCCAAAACTCCAGTGAGTTCAGGGTGGGCGTGGCCGATGTGCAGACCTCACGTGATGAATGCGTGGGCACAAATTCCACTTCCTGGGTGTTCGCATACACCCAGAGGAAGTGGTTTGCCATGACCTCCGGTAAGCAGGTCCCGGTGCCATTCGTGGGGAAATCCGATCAGATCGGGCTCTTGCTGGACTATGAGGCTGGACAGCTCAGTCTGGTGGACACCCAGAAATCTGAAGTGGTGCataccattaaaacacaattcCGCTCACCCATCTCTCCTGCGTTTGCTCTCTGGGATGGAGAATTGCTTACACACTCTGGGCTGGAGATTCCACCAGGGCTTTAG